The following proteins come from a genomic window of Streptococcus pneumoniae:
- the zmpD gene encoding zinc metalloprotease D gives MSLLKKDKFSIRKIKGIVGSVFLGSLLFAPSVVGASTYHYLDYSSLTQTERDQLKQGRPDESKESYALDYEKDALPNTGSSQSIMTALGLLAIGSLIVIITKDNRNKKIATFLIVGATGLVTLSTASALNLNANIHESGRDGVLQISGYRYVGYLELDDKTVSSVSPASTVSPVEQPKVVTEKGEPEVQPALPEAVVTDKGESEIQAELPVAVVSEKVESAVQPSLPEAIVTEKGEPEVQPVLPEAVVTDKGEPEVHEKPDYTQPIGANLVEPEVHEKLAYTEPVGTTGVDENGNLIEPPVNDIPEYTEPVGTTGVDENGNLIEPPVSDIPEYTEPISTVSEVASEREELPSLHTDIRTETIPKTTIEESDPSKFIGDDSVRQVGEDGERQIVTSYEELHGKKISDPVETVTILKEMKPKILVKGTKEKPKEKTAPVLTLDRTNTNVLNRSATLSYHLVNTDGVTINKITATIKDGNEIVKTVDLTSEQLDKQVEDLKFYKDYKIETTMTYDRGKGEETATLEEKPLRLDLKKVEIKNIASTNLVKVNDDGTETPSDFMTEKPSDEDVKKMYLKITSRDNKVTRLAVDKIEEVTEEGKKLYKITAEAQDLIQHTDPTKVRNKYVHYIEKPVPKVDDVYYNFKELVDAMNADKNGTFKIGADLNATNVPTPNKQYVPGTFKGHLSSVDGKQYTIHNIARPLFDRVENGSVKNINLGNVDINMPWADGIAPVANMVKNATVEDVKVTGNVVANNNIAGIVNKIDSGGQLTNVAFIGNLTGVGDKGQYMAGIAGEIWRGNLAKAYVEADIVANRARIGGLVAKTDNGNDSMGIGKYGSIRKSVTKGTIKTKVLFETGGFINSNLPFGKLEDNISMMRVENGEEFFGSSDLDYDGGYFTNGWLERNFVVKGVSSGKHSYKRSRDKIKEISQDEANKRIANFGLTADKYEINEPVVNRLNRLTRREDEYKSTQDYKSERDLAYRNIEKLQPFYNKEWIVNQGNKLAEDSNLAKKEVLSVTGMKDGQFVTDLSDIDKIMVHYADGTKEEMDVTKNTDSKVQQVREYSVSGLGDVVYTPNMVVKNRDKLIADVKSQLSSVELISQEVRDLMSRRDKPAENTDERKNGYIKDLYLEESFAEVKQNLDKLVKSLVENEDHQLNGDEAAIKSLLKKVETNKAKIMMALTYLNRYYDIKYGDISIKNIMMFKPDFYGKTPSVIDRLINIGSSEKNLKGDRTQDAYREIIAGNTGKSNLRNFLEYNMRLFTEDKDINDWFIHSAKNVYVSEPKTTNTELKDKRHRVFDGLDNGVHGRMILPLLTLKDAHMFLISTYNTMAYSSFEKYGKHTEEARNEFKTKIDEVAHAQQTYLDFWSRLALPNVRDRLLKSQNMVPTPVWDNQTYNGSPVGRRGFDSKGNPIAPIRELYGPTWRHHDRDWRMGAMASIFPNPNNDDKVLFMVTDMISPFGISAFTHETTHVNDRMLYFGGHKHRQGTDVEAYAQGMLQTPDSSTTNGEYGALGINMAYHRPNDGNQWYNPDPDKLKTRDDIDRYMRNYNEAMMLLDHVEADAVLPKIKGDNSKWFKKIDKEMRSKIQYNDLLGPNQWDSIRDLKDEEKVMTLSSVNDLVDNNFMTKHGNPGNGRYRPEDFTPNSAYVNVNMMAGIYGGNTSQGAPGSLSFKHNAFRMWGYYGYENGFISYVSNKYKAEADKNNHGLLSDKLIINKVSKGNFNTLEEWKRHWYGEVLAKAKKGFEAIDIDGVHISNYDELRPLFDKAVEEDLKKPDDFSHTVALKSKVFKALLKNTDGFFNKLFKEDI, from the coding sequence TTGTCATTATTAAAAAAAGATAAATTTTCCATTCGGAAAATAAAGGGTATTGTTGGTTCGGTATTCTTGGGGAGTCTTTTATTTGCACCGTCAGTTGTTGGTGCATCGACTTATCATTACTTAGATTATAGTAGTTTGACACAAACTGAACGTGATCAACTCAAACAAGGTAGACCTGATGAATCCAAAGAGTCATATGCTTTGGATTATGAAAAAGACGCACTACCAAACACAGGAAGTTCTCAATCTATTATGACTGCATTGGGTTTGTTAGCTATCGGGAGTCTTATTGTGATTATCACAAAAGATAATAGAAATAAAAAAATAGCTACATTTTTGATTGTAGGGGCGACAGGTTTAGTTACACTATCAACTGCTTCAGCACTTAATTTGAATGCTAACATCCATGAGTCTGGACGTGATGGTGTGTTGCAAATTTCTGGTTACAGATATGTTGGTTACTTGGAGCTTGATGATAAAACTGTTTCGTCGGTTTCTCCAGCATCAACTGTTTCGCCAGTTGAGCAACCCAAAGTTGTAACAGAGAAAGGCGAACCGGAAGTACAACCAGCTTTACCCGAAGCTGTTGTAACCGACAAAGGGGAATCTGAGATTCAAGCAGAATTGCCAGTAGCCGTAGTCTCAGAAAAGGTAGAATCAGCAGTTCAACCATCCTTACCAGAAGCAATAGTCACTGAAAAGGGGGAACCAGAAGTTCAACCAGTGTTACCCGAAGCTGTTGTAACCGACAAAGGCGAACCGGAAGTTCATGAGAAGCCTGACTATACGCAACCAATAGGTGCAAACCTTGTTGAGCCTGAAGTTCATGAGAAACTAGCATACACTGAACCAGTAGGGACAACAGGAGTAGATGAAAATGGAAACTTGATTGAACCACCTGTTAACGACATCCCAGAATATACTGAGCCAGTAGGTACAACAGGAGTGGATGAAAATGGAAACTTGATTGAGCCACCTGTTAGCGACATTCCAGAGTATACTGAACCAATATCTACAGTTTCAGAAGTTGCATCAGAAAGAGAAGAGTTGCCTTCTTTACATACCGATATTCGGACAGAGACTATTCCTAAAACCACTATAGAAGAATCTGATCCTAGCAAATTTATAGGCGATGATTCTGTTAGACAAGTTGGTGAGGATGGCGAACGTCAAATTGTTACTAGCTATGAAGAGTTACATGGCAAAAAAATCAGTGACCCAGTTGAAACAGTAACTATTTTGAAAGAAATGAAGCCTAAAATTCTTGTAAAAGGTACCAAAGAAAAACCTAAAGAAAAAACGGCTCCTGTTTTGACCTTAGATAGAACAAATACAAATGTATTAAACCGATCCGCAACTCTTTCTTATCATTTAGTTAATACAGATGGAGTCACAATCAATAAAATTACTGCGACAATTAAAGATGGAAATGAAATTGTCAAAACAGTAGATTTGACTTCAGAGCAATTAGATAAGCAGGTAGAAGATTTAAAATTCTACAAGGACTATAAGATAGAGACCACTATGACCTATGACCGTGGCAAGGGAGAAGAAACTGCAACATTAGAAGAGAAACCACTTCGCTTGGATTTGAAAAAAGTTGAAATTAAAAATATCGCATCTACTAATTTAGTGAAGGTAAATGACGATGGTACTGAAACACCTAGTGATTTTATGACTGAAAAACCTTCAGATGAAGATGTGAAGAAAATGTACTTAAAAATTACTAGTCGTGATAATAAAGTAACACGTTTAGCAGTTGATAAAATTGAAGAAGTGACTGAAGAAGGTAAGAAACTTTATAAAATCACTGCCGAAGCTCAAGATTTGATTCAACATACAGACCCAACGAAGGTTCGTAACAAGTATGTTCATTATATTGAAAAACCAGTTCCAAAAGTTGATGACGTTTATTATAACTTTAAAGAGTTAGTAGATGCCATGAATGCTGATAAAAATGGTACATTTAAAATCGGAGCAGATTTGAATGCAACGAATGTACCAACACCTAACAAACAATATGTTCCAGGTACGTTTAAGGGACATCTATCAAGTGTTGATGGTAAACAATATACAATTCATAACATTGCCCGTCCCTTATTTGACCGTGTTGAAAATGGTTCTGTGAAAAATATTAATTTAGGTAATGTGGATATCAATATGCCTTGGGCTGACGGAATAGCACCTGTTGCCAATATGGTGAAAAATGCAACTGTTGAAGATGTTAAGGTAACTGGTAATGTAGTTGCTAATAACAATATTGCGGGTATCGTCAATAAAATCGATAGTGGTGGTCAGTTGACAAATGTAGCCTTCATCGGTAATCTTACAGGTGTTGGTGATAAAGGTCAATATATGGCTGGCATTGCCGGTGAGATTTGGAGAGGTAATCTTGCAAAAGCATATGTCGAGGCTGATATTGTTGCTAACAGAGCCCGTATAGGTGGTTTAGTTGCTAAAACAGATAATGGTAACGACTCTATGGGAATTGGTAAATACGGTTCAATTCGTAAATCAGTCACCAAAGGAACCATTAAGACTAAAGTTTTGTTTGAAACAGGTGGATTTATCAATAGCAATCTTCCTTTTGGTAAACTTGAAGATAATATTTCAATGATGAGAGTTGAAAATGGTGAAGAGTTCTTTGGTTCTTCCGATTTGGACTACGATGGTGGTTATTTCACAAATGGCTGGTTAGAGCGTAACTTTGTTGTCAAAGGTGTCAGTTCAGGTAAGCATTCATACAAACGTTCTCGTGACAAAATTAAAGAAATTAGTCAAGATGAAGCTAATAAGAGAATTGCAAATTTTGGACTTACTGCTGATAAATACGAAATCAACGAACCTGTGGTCAATCGCTTAAATCGTTTAACCAGAAGAGAAGATGAATATAAGTCAACTCAAGACTACAAATCCGAACGTGATTTAGCTTATCGTAATATTGAGAAACTTCAACCATTTTATAATAAAGAATGGATTGTCAACCAAGGTAACAAACTTGCAGAAGATTCAAACTTAGCTAAGAAAGAAGTCCTTTCTGTTACGGGGATGAAGGATGGTCAATTCGTGACCGATTTATCAGATATTGATAAGATTATGGTTCACTATGCTGATGGTACTAAGGAAGAAATGGATGTTACTAAGAATACTGATTCTAAAGTCCAACAAGTGCGTGAATATAGTGTATCTGGTCTTGGTGATGTTGTTTATACACCGAATATGGTTGTTAAAAATCGTGATAAATTGATTGCTGATGTTAAATCTCAATTATCAAGTGTGGAATTGATTTCACAAGAAGTAAGAGATTTAATGAGTAGACGTGATAAACCTGCAGAGAATACGGATGAACGTAAGAATGGTTATATTAAAGATCTATACTTAGAAGAAAGCTTTGCCGAAGTGAAGCAAAATCTAGATAAGTTAGTCAAATCCTTGGTCGAAAATGAAGACCATCAATTGAATGGTGATGAAGCTGCGATAAAATCACTTCTCAAGAAAGTGGAAACCAATAAAGCTAAAATCATGATGGCTCTGACTTATCTCAATCGTTACTATGATATCAAATACGGTGACATAAGTATAAAAAACATCATGATGTTCAAACCTGATTTTTATGGTAAAACACCAAGTGTTATTGACAGACTCATCAACATCGGTTCAAGTGAAAAGAACTTGAAAGGGGATCGGACTCAGGATGCTTACCGTGAAATCATCGCAGGTAATACTGGTAAAAGTAATTTGCGTAACTTCTTAGAATACAACATGCGTCTGTTTACAGAGGATAAAGACATCAATGATTGGTTTATCCACTCAGCTAAGAATGTTTATGTTTCAGAACCTAAGACAACAAATACAGAGTTGAAAGATAAACGTCATCGTGTGTTCGATGGTTTAGATAACGGTGTTCATGGTCGTATGATTTTACCACTTCTAACGCTTAAAGATGCCCATATGTTCTTAATTTCAACATATAACACGATGGCGTACAGTTCATTTGAGAAATATGGAAAACATACAGAAGAAGCTCGTAATGAGTTCAAAACTAAGATTGATGAAGTTGCACATGCTCAACAAACTTATTTAGATTTCTGGTCCAGATTAGCTCTGCCTAATGTTCGTGATAGACTTCTTAAGAGTCAAAATATGGTACCGACACCAGTTTGGGATAACCAGACCTACAATGGTTCTCCTGTAGGTCGTCGAGGATTTGACAGTAAAGGTAACCCTATAGCTCCAATTCGTGAATTATATGGTCCAACATGGCGACACCATGATAGAGACTGGCGTATGGGCGCTATGGCATCAATATTCCCTAATCCAAATAATGATGACAAGGTCTTGTTTATGGTGACGGATATGATTAGCCCATTTGGTATTTCAGCCTTTACTCACGAAACAACACACGTAAACGATAGAATGCTTTACTTCGGTGGTCATAAGCATCGTCAAGGTACAGACGTTGAAGCCTATGCTCAAGGTATGTTGCAAACACCTGACAGCTCAACGACTAATGGTGAATACGGCGCACTTGGAATTAACATGGCTTACCATCGTCCAAATGATGGTAACCAATGGTACAACCCAGATCCTGACAAATTAAAGACACGTGATGACATTGACCGCTACATGAGAAACTACAATGAAGCTATGATGTTGCTTGATCATGTAGAAGCTGATGCTGTACTTCCTAAAATTAAAGGAGACAATAGTAAGTGGTTCAAGAAGATTGACAAAGAAATGCGCTCTAAGATTCAGTATAATGATCTTTTAGGTCCAAACCAATGGGATAGTATCCGTGATTTGAAAGATGAAGAAAAGGTAATGACTTTATCTAGCGTCAATGATTTAGTGGATAATAACTTCATGACAAAACATGGAAATCCAGGTAATGGACGTTATAGACCAGAAGATTTTACACCAAACTCAGCTTACGTAAATGTCAATATGATGGCAGGAATTTACGGTGGGAATACGAGTCAAGGTGCTCCTGGTTCATTATCATTTAAGCACAATGCTTTCCGTATGTGGGGCTATTATGGTTATGAAAATGGCTTTATTAGTTATGTATCAAATAAATACAAAGCAGAAGCAGATAAAAACAACCACGGTTTACTAAGCGATAAGCTAATAATTAATAAAGTATCGAAAGGAAACTTTAATACTCTTGAAGAGTGGAAGAGACATTGGTACGGGGAAGTTCTTGCTAAAGCTAAGAAAGGTTTTGAGGCTATCGATATTGATGGCGTCCATATCAGTAACTATGATGAGTTAAGGCCTTTATTTGATAAAGCAGTTGAAGAAGATTTGAAGAAACCAGATGACTTCTCTCACACTGTTGCTCTTAAATCTAAGGTCTTCAAAGCCCTTCTTAAAAACACAGACGGTTTCTTTAATAAACTGTTTAAAGAAGACATTTAA
- the ylqF gene encoding ribosome biogenesis GTPase YlqF, with amino-acid sequence MATIQWFPGHMSKARRQVQENLKFVDFVTILVDARLPLSSQNPMLTKIVGDKPKLLILNKADLADPAMTKEWRQYFESQGIQTLAINSKEQVTVKVVTDAAKKLMADKIARQKERGIKIETLRTMIIGIPNAGKSTLMNRLAGKKIAVVGNKPGVTKGQQWLKTNKDLEILDTPGILWPKFEDETVALKLALTGAIKDQLLPMDEVTIFGLNYFKEHYPEKLAERFKQMKIEEEAPIIIMDMTRALGFRDDYDRFYSLFVKEVRDGKLGNYTLDTLEDLDGDD; translated from the coding sequence ATGGCTACTATTCAATGGTTTCCTGGTCACATGTCTAAAGCGCGTCGACAGGTGCAGGAAAATTTAAAATTTGTTGATTTTGTAACGATTTTGGTGGATGCACGCTTACCTCTATCTAGTCAAAATCCTATGTTGACCAAGATTGTTGGTGATAAACCAAAACTCTTGATTTTAAATAAGGCGGATTTGGCTGATCCAGCAATGACCAAGGAATGGCGTCAGTATTTTGAATCACAAGGAATCCAAACTCTGGCTATCAACTCCAAGGAGCAAGTGACTGTAAAAGTTGTAACAGATGCTGCTAAAAAACTCATGGCTGATAAGATTGCTCGCCAGAAAGAACGTGGGATTAAGATTGAAACCTTGCGTACCATGATTATCGGGATTCCAAACGCTGGCAAATCAACTCTCATGAATCGTTTGGCTGGCAAGAAAATTGCCGTTGTCGGCAACAAACCAGGGGTTACAAAGGGACAACAGTGGCTCAAAACTAATAAGGACCTTGAAATCCTAGACACACCGGGGATTCTTTGGCCTAAGTTTGAAGATGAAACTGTTGCACTGAAACTGGCCTTGACTGGAGCTATCAAAGACCAGTTGCTTCCTATGGATGAGGTAACTATTTTTGGCCTCAATTATTTCAAAGAACATTATCCAGAAAAGTTGGCTGAACGTTTCAAACAAATGAAAATTGAAGAAGAAGCTCCGATTATTATTATGGACATGACCCGCGCCCTCGGTTTCAGAGACGACTATGACCGTTTCTACAGTCTCTTCGTGAAGGAAGTCCGTGATGGCAAACTCGGTAACTATACCTTAGATACATTGGAAGACCTAGATGGCGACGATTAA